A region of Marmota flaviventris isolate mMarFla1 chromosome 11, mMarFla1.hap1, whole genome shotgun sequence DNA encodes the following proteins:
- the Ihh gene encoding indian hedgehog protein encodes MSPARLRPCLRFCLLLLLLVVPAARGCGPGRVVGSRRRPPRKLVPLAYKQFSPNVPEKTLGASGRYEGKIARSSERFKELTPNYNPDIIFKDEENTGADRLMTQRCKDRLNSLAISVMNQWPGVKLRVTEGWDEDGHHSEESLHYEGRAVDITTSDRDRNKYGLLARLAVEAGFDWVYYESKAHVHCSVKSEHSAAAKTGGCFPAGAQVRLESGARVALSAVKPGDRVLAMGEDGNPTFSDVLIFLDREPNRLRAFQVIETQDPPRRLALTPAHLLFTADNHTEPVARFRATFASHVQPGQYVLVAGVPGLQPARVAAVSTHVALGAYAPLTRHGTLVVEDVVASCFAAVADHRLAQLAFWPLRLFPSLAWGSWTSGEGVHWYPQLLYRLGRLLLEEGSFHPLGVSGAGS; translated from the exons ATGTCTCCCGCCCGGCTCCGGCCCTGCCTGCGGTTCtgcctgctcctgctgctgctggtggtgcCGGCGGCGCGGGGCTGCGGGCCGGGCCGGGTGGTGGGCAGTCGCCGGCGACCGCCGCGCAAACTCGTGCCGCTGGCTTACAAGCAGTTCAGCCCCAACGTGCCAGAGAAGACCCTGGGCGCCAGCGGGCGCTACGAAGGCAAGATCGCACGCAGCTCGGAGCGCTTCAAGGAACTCACCCCCAACTACAATCCCGACATCATCTTTAAGGACGAGGAGAACACGGGTGCCGACCGCCTCATGACCCAG CGCTGCAAGGACCGCCTGAACTCACTAGCCATCTCTGTTATGAACCAGTGGCCGGGTGTAAAGCTGCGTGTGACTGAAGGCTGGGATGAGGATGGCCACCACTCAGAGGAGTCCTTGCACTACGAGGGCCGTGCAGTGGACATAACCACCTCAGATCGTGACCGCAATAAGTACGGACTGTTGGCACGCTTGGCAGTGGAGGCTGGCTTCGACTGGGTGTATTACGAATCCAAGGCTCACGTGCATTGCTCTGTCAAGTCGG AGCACTCGGCGGCAGCCAAGACAGGTGGCTGCTTTCCTGCTGGAGCCCAAGTGCGCCTAGAGAGTGGGGCACGTGTGGCCCTGTCAGCTGTGAAGCCAGGAGACCGGGTGCTGGCTATGGGGGAGGATGGGAACCCCACCTTCAGCGACGTGCTCATTTTCCTGGACCGTGAGCCAAACAGGCTGAGGGCTTTCCAGGTCATCGAGACCCAGGACCCCCCACGTCGCCTGGCACTCACTCCCGCCCACCTGCTCTTCACTGCTGACAACCACACAGAACCAGTAGCCCGGTTTCGGGCCACATTTGCCAGCCACGTGCAACCTGGCCAGTACGTGCTGGTAGCGGGGGTCCCTGGCCTTCAGCCTGCCCGGGTGGCAGCTGTCTCCACACATGTGGCCCTCGGGGCCTATGCTCCACTCACAAGGCACGGGACACTGGTGGTAGAGGATGTGGTAGCTTCCTGCTTTGCAGCTGTGGCTGACCACCGTCTGGCTCAATTGGCCTTCTGGCCCCTGCGACTGTTTCCCAGCTTGGCATGGGGCAGCTGGACCTCAGGCGAGGGCGTGCACTGGTACCCTCAGCTGCTTTACCGCTTGGGGCGTCTCTTGCTAGAAGAGGGTAGTTTCCACCCACTGGGTGTGTCTGGAGCAGGGAGCTGA